In the Manis javanica isolate MJ-LG chromosome 12, MJ_LKY, whole genome shotgun sequence genome, one interval contains:
- the LETM2 gene encoding LOW QUALITY PROTEIN: LETM1 domain-containing protein LETM2, mitochondrial (The sequence of the model RefSeq protein was modified relative to this genomic sequence to represent the inferred CDS: inserted 2 bases in 2 codons; deleted 4 bases in 3 codons; substituted 6 bases at 6 genomic stop codons): MKSYGSKKYTYASQPGNKVLHLXTGMIQKLHTSTCWLQEGPSKPQVQKTSKKSQVTSPQSTEETGKKIREEKRSFGXKIMNELKYYYNGFYLLWIDTKMAARTXWRLLHGQVLARXERRRLLRTDFFRLVPFTVFIIVPFMEFLLPVFLKLFPEMLPSTFQSEFKKRTTEKEKASKLELARFLQETITEVXRRIGAKLGDASTQFSFYVKQVQTSHKPSTKEILSFSKLFEDPLTLGHLDXSXLVALCKLLELQSFGTNNLLCFQLLMKLKSIKADDEAIAKEGVNSLSVSELRASELRVVCRAQGMRSLGLTEGQPRQQLTEWLDLHLKDNVPLSLLLLSRTFTLIDVKPKPMEIPLHGEAPKMDTPISPESKENVVDLAPQLKGTKDDEELVXPPPVTWSSTMPSAPLSLPKGSITSAKETTLLAESQRTTQNPGSKATSKGA; the protein is encoded by the exons atgAAGAGCTACGGAAGCAAGAAGTACACCTATGCTAGTCAGCCAGGAAATAAAGTACTTCACTTATGAACTGGAATGATACAAAAGCTACACACATCAACTTGCTGGCTACAAGAGGGTCCCAGTAAACCTCAGGTGCAGAAAACCTCTAAAAAGTCACAGGTGACAAGCCCTCAGTCCACGGAAGAAACTGGCAAGAAGATAAGGGAAGAAAAGCGATCTTTTGgataaaaaattatgaatgaaCTTAAATATTATTACAATGGGTTCTATTTGCTTTGGATAGACACCAAAATGGCTGCCAGAA GTTGGAGGCTGTTGCATGGACAGGTGCTGGCTAGATGAGAGAGACGAAG GCTGTTGAGAACAGATTTCTTCCGCCTGGTTCCATTTACGGTGTTCATAATTGTACCCTTCATGGAATTCTTACTCCCAGTATTTCTGAAACTCTTCCCAGAGATGTTACCATCAACTTttcaaagtgaatttaaaaaaag aacaacagaaaaagaaaaggcctcAAAGTTGGAACTAGCAAGATTTCTTCAAGAAACAATTACAGAAG GCAGGAGGATCGGGGCCAAGTTGGGAGATGCCTCTACACAGTTCTCATTCTATGTTAAACAG GTCCAGACCAGCCACAAGCCCAGCACAAAGGAGATACTTAGCTTTTCCAAACTATTTGAGGATCCGCTCACCCTGGGGCACCTAGATTGATCTTAGCTGGTGGCCCTTTGCAAACTGCTAGAATTGCAGTCCTTTGGAACCAACAATTTGCTCTGCTTTCAGCTCCTGATGAAACTGAAGTCTATAAAAGCAGATGATGAA GCAATCGCCAAGGAGGGGGTGAATTCTTTGAGCGTGTCAGAGCTACGAGCT TCAGAGCTACGAGTTGTCTGCAGGGCCCAAGGGATGAGGTCCCTGGGTCTTACCGAGGGACAACCGAGACAGCAGCTCACAGAG TGGCTAGACCTCCACCTGAAGGACAATGTCCCACTTTCCCTCTTGCTCTTGTCACGAACCTTCACC CTGATAGATGTGAAGCCAAAACCAATGGAGATACCACTACATGGGGAG GCTCCAAAGATGGATACTCCCATTTCCCCTGAATCTAAGGAGAACGTGGTGGATTTAGCACCTCAACTGAAGGGAACAAAG GATGATGAAGAATTAGTATAACCGCCACCAGTCACATGGTCATCCACAATGCCATCAGCACCTCTCTCGTTACCTAAAGGATCCATCACTTCTGCTAAAGAAACt ACACTCCTGGCTGAATCACAAAGGACCACCCAGAAC CCCGGAAGCAAGGCTACTTCGAAAGGAGCATAA